A genome region from Streptomyces sp. SAI-135 includes the following:
- a CDS encoding LuxR family transcriptional regulator — protein sequence MTLGPAGVSDTEESAYRHLMTVSQASAEDVASHTGLSLTEAAAALDALAAKGMASHTDTLPRHFRATPPDVALLPRLRQNADALDVARAEVTNLLQTYRDTMRRRDASELIEVITGAEALRQHLRQIQANAQHEMLWFCKAQYVAMPSGSNDSEFEALGRGVHYRVLYEKAFFDDEGAVDNVVSGMRAGEIARAVPHLPLRLAIADRSIAVCPLVPGGPRGNPDEPTAALLRDSSLLAALIALFERYWEDAVPLAIDASGTVADTDGGGGPDPLSAFDRRLLALLVVGVTDKAMATQLGLSRRTVQRHIQRLMELAGAGTRMQLAWQAARRGWL from the coding sequence ATGACGCTGGGGCCCGCAGGGGTGTCGGACACCGAGGAGTCCGCCTACCGGCATCTCATGACGGTCAGTCAGGCATCGGCCGAGGACGTCGCCTCGCACACCGGTCTGAGCCTGACCGAGGCCGCGGCGGCCCTCGATGCGCTGGCCGCCAAGGGAATGGCGAGCCACACCGACACGCTGCCGCGGCACTTCCGCGCCACTCCCCCCGATGTGGCACTGCTGCCCCGGCTCAGACAGAACGCCGACGCACTCGACGTCGCCCGCGCCGAAGTCACCAATCTGCTGCAGACATACCGCGACACCATGCGTCGGCGGGACGCCAGCGAACTGATCGAGGTCATCACCGGCGCCGAAGCCCTGCGCCAGCACCTGCGACAGATCCAGGCAAATGCCCAGCACGAGATGCTCTGGTTCTGCAAGGCCCAGTACGTGGCCATGCCGTCGGGCAGCAACGACTCGGAATTCGAGGCCCTGGGCCGCGGCGTGCACTACCGGGTGCTGTACGAGAAGGCCTTCTTCGACGACGAAGGGGCCGTTGACAACGTTGTTTCGGGGATGCGCGCCGGGGAGATCGCCCGCGCGGTCCCGCACCTGCCGCTGCGCCTGGCGATCGCTGACCGTTCCATCGCGGTCTGCCCGCTCGTGCCCGGCGGCCCGCGGGGCAATCCCGACGAACCGACCGCAGCGCTCCTGCGCGACAGCAGTCTGCTCGCCGCCCTCATCGCCCTCTTCGAACGCTACTGGGAGGACGCCGTCCCCCTGGCCATCGACGCATCCGGCACGGTCGCCGACACGGACGGGGGCGGCGGGCCCGACCCGCTGTCCGCCTTCGACCGGCGCCTGCTCGCCCTCCTGGTGGTGGGGGTCACCGACAAGGCAATGGCCACCCAACTGGGCCTGAGCCGCCGCACGGTACAACGGCACATCCAGCGCCTGATGGAACTGGCCGGAGCGGGCACCCGCATGCAGTTGGCTTGGCAGGCCGCCCGCCGAGGCTGGCTCTAA
- a CDS encoding helix-turn-helix domain-containing protein: MDELTPRVLSVFRDAVGRSTSLRELAALAGVGEARLAQVVREATGLSPWRHLIALRITEAKRLLATTALPVTEIGYR, from the coding sequence GTGGACGAACTGACCCCGCGCGTGCTCAGCGTGTTCCGCGACGCCGTCGGAAGAAGCACGTCCCTCCGGGAACTCGCCGCCTTGGCAGGGGTCGGTGAAGCCCGCCTGGCGCAGGTCGTCCGTGAGGCCACCGGGCTGTCGCCGTGGCGCCATCTCATCGCTTTGCGCATCACAGAGGCGAAACGGCTCCTGGCCACCACCGCCCTCCCGGTGACCGAGATCGGCTATCGGTGA
- a CDS encoding sugar ABC transporter ATP-binding protein, which translates to MAPPAEVLTVRGLSKSFPGVRALDDVDLTLHAGEVHALIGENGAGKSTLIKLLTGVYRPDAGEITFQGQAVSFGTPLEAQKAGISTIYQEVNLIPLLSVARNLFLGREPRNRFGVLDLARMNREAEDTLRGYGVQVDVRRPLRTLGVGAQQMVALARAVATEARVVIMDEPTSSLEPREVETLFSVIRRLRDAGIAVVYVSHRLDELYAVCSTVTVLRDGRRVHHGSLADLDRLALVSRMLGRDLGEVREEGLTKFTGDHQSAGSEPVLDASDLTVPHRLHGVSLSIRPGEVVGLGGLLGSGRTETAKAISGALPVRSGRVTVAGVPLRGGSAPAAIRAGISLLPEDRKSEGIVPGLSVRENIALAVLPRLSRFGLVSEARVDSVVDTFMKRLRIKASSPHQKVGELSGGNQQKVLLARWLAMNPKVLLLDEPTRGIDVGAKAEVQKLVDELAADGLGVLLISSDLEELIEGSDRVVVLKDGAVVGELTGDDVTEERLMRTIAGDTPAEPVKEVTSDG; encoded by the coding sequence GTGGCACCCCCCGCCGAAGTCCTCACCGTCCGCGGACTGAGCAAGAGCTTTCCCGGCGTCCGGGCACTGGACGATGTGGACCTCACCCTGCACGCCGGCGAGGTCCACGCGCTGATCGGCGAGAACGGCGCCGGCAAGTCGACCCTCATCAAGCTCCTCACCGGCGTGTACCGCCCCGACGCCGGCGAGATCACCTTTCAGGGCCAGGCGGTCTCTTTCGGCACACCACTGGAGGCGCAGAAGGCGGGCATCTCGACCATCTACCAAGAGGTCAACCTGATCCCGTTGCTCAGCGTGGCCCGCAACCTCTTCCTGGGCCGCGAACCACGCAACCGCTTCGGCGTGCTGGACCTCGCCCGGATGAACCGGGAGGCCGAGGACACCCTGCGCGGCTACGGCGTCCAGGTGGACGTGCGCCGCCCGTTGCGCACCCTGGGCGTCGGTGCCCAGCAGATGGTGGCTCTGGCCCGCGCCGTTGCCACCGAAGCGCGCGTCGTCATCATGGACGAGCCGACCTCCTCGCTCGAACCACGCGAGGTCGAGACCCTGTTCTCGGTGATCCGTCGCCTGCGCGACGCAGGGATCGCCGTCGTCTACGTCAGTCACCGCCTCGACGAGCTGTACGCCGTGTGCAGCACGGTCACCGTGCTGCGCGACGGCCGGCGCGTCCACCACGGCAGTCTGGCCGACCTCGACCGCCTCGCCCTGGTGTCCAGGATGCTCGGCCGGGACCTGGGCGAGGTCCGCGAGGAGGGCCTGACCAAATTCACCGGCGATCACCAGAGCGCCGGCTCCGAACCTGTGCTGGACGCCTCGGATTTGACCGTGCCGCACAGGCTGCACGGGGTGTCCCTGAGCATCCGGCCCGGCGAGGTCGTCGGGCTGGGCGGGCTGCTCGGCTCCGGACGCACCGAGACGGCCAAGGCCATCTCCGGGGCGCTGCCGGTCCGTTCGGGCCGCGTCACGGTCGCCGGTGTGCCGTTGCGCGGTGGGTCCGCGCCGGCCGCCATCCGTGCGGGCATCAGCCTGCTGCCGGAGGACCGCAAGAGCGAGGGCATCGTCCCCGGGCTCTCGGTCCGGGAGAACATTGCGCTCGCCGTCCTGCCTCGCTTGTCCCGCTTCGGTCTCGTCTCCGAGGCCCGCGTCGACAGCGTCGTCGACACGTTCATGAAGCGGCTGCGCATCAAGGCGTCCTCACCGCACCAGAAGGTGGGCGAACTGTCGGGCGGCAACCAGCAGAAGGTGCTGCTCGCCCGCTGGCTCGCCATGAACCCCAAAGTGCTGCTGCTCGACGAGCCCACCCGCGGCATCGACGTCGGCGCCAAGGCGGAGGTGCAAAAACTCGTGGACGAACTGGCCGCCGACGGTTTGGGCGTCCTGCTCATCTCCTCCGACCTGGAGGAACTGATCGAAGGGTCCGACCGCGTGGTCGTGCTGAAGGACGGCGCCGTCGTCGGCGAACTCACCGGAGACGACGTCACCGAGGAGAGGCTCATGCGCACCATCGCCGGGGACACCCCGGCGGAACCCGTCAAGGAGGTGACGAGCGATGGCTGA
- a CDS encoding ABC transporter permease, with amino-acid sequence MTVTKADAPVTSASNDPAGTGEPVGSARSERLSAVVQQHGALAVLVIVSLVASLSFDSFATGDNVSNMATSSAFLAIVALGMTFVIITGGIDLSVGSLFALGGVLAAWGSRHGTLVALLLPLAVCGLIGVVNGLLVARSRLAPFIVTLAAMLGARGLLLAITDEGADTFLIGKGSLLAELGQGTTLGLGNPVWITLALFVAGAVVLRRTRFGQHVYAVGGNEDAAALMGAPVARTKILVYTLSGLLAGLAGALNAAWLASGVTILGNGMELEAISAVVIGGTLLTGGLGYVSGSLVGVLLLKVIQNVINQIGSLDSSYQQVVSGAFLAVVVIAQTWLGRRRQLL; translated from the coding sequence ATGACCGTCACGAAAGCGGACGCACCCGTGACCAGTGCGAGCAACGACCCGGCGGGAACGGGCGAGCCGGTCGGCTCGGCCCGGTCCGAACGGCTGAGCGCCGTCGTCCAGCAGCACGGCGCGCTGGCCGTGCTGGTGATCGTCTCCCTGGTGGCGTCGCTCTCCTTCGACTCCTTCGCCACCGGCGACAACGTCAGCAACATGGCGACCAGTTCGGCCTTCCTGGCGATCGTCGCCCTCGGCATGACCTTCGTCATCATCACCGGCGGCATCGACCTGTCGGTCGGTTCGCTGTTCGCCCTGGGCGGGGTGCTCGCGGCCTGGGGCTCACGGCACGGCACCCTCGTCGCCCTGTTGCTTCCCTTGGCCGTGTGCGGCCTGATCGGAGTCGTCAACGGCCTGCTCGTGGCCCGATCCCGTCTCGCGCCCTTCATCGTCACGCTCGCCGCCATGCTGGGCGCGCGTGGCCTGCTGCTGGCCATCACCGACGAGGGCGCGGACACGTTCCTCATCGGCAAGGGCTCCCTCCTCGCCGAGTTGGGCCAGGGCACGACACTCGGCCTGGGCAATCCGGTGTGGATCACCCTGGCCCTGTTCGTGGCGGGCGCCGTCGTGTTGCGCCGCACCCGCTTCGGGCAGCACGTGTACGCGGTCGGCGGGAACGAGGACGCGGCGGCCCTGATGGGAGCCCCGGTCGCCCGCACAAAGATCCTCGTCTACACCCTGTCGGGCCTGCTCGCCGGCCTGGCCGGTGCACTCAACGCCGCCTGGCTCGCCTCCGGCGTGACGATCCTCGGCAACGGCATGGAACTGGAAGCCATCTCCGCCGTGGTCATCGGCGGGACCCTGCTGACCGGTGGTCTCGGCTATGTCAGCGGTTCCCTGGTCGGCGTCCTGCTGCTGAAGGTCATCCAGAACGTCATCAACCAGATCGGCTCCCTCGACTCCTCCTACCAGCAGGTCGTCAGCGGTGCCTTCCTCGCCGTCGTCGTCATCGCCCAGACCTGGCTCGGCCGCAGACGGCAACTCTTGTGA
- a CDS encoding ABC transporter substrate-binding protein, producing the protein MQRTTHRPRLLTRPGVVALAAAVALTAGACAKSEDDASKDTKPSAAAGAEQKAVAPKPGSKSCTIDAYGAEKLDLKKATVGFSQSEKEANPFRIAETQSIKDEAKKRGVKLLTANAQSQFSKQISDVQDLLAKGADLLVIAPLNSDGWDPVLQAAAAKKVPIVTIDRKINATACKDYVSFIASDFVEQGKRAADQMIEATGGKGEVAILLGSAGNNVTTERTKGFKERIAEKAPDLKVVFEQTGDFAREKGQQVTEQLIQSKPGIKGIYAENDEMGLGAVAALKGAGKKAGDVKIVTVDGTRNAVQGIVDGWISGVIESNPRFGPLAFQTLDTFTKGEEVPQDVIIQDNAYAADNAKAEIGKAY; encoded by the coding sequence ATGCAGCGCACCACTCACCGTCCTCGTCTCCTCACCCGGCCCGGGGTCGTGGCCCTGGCCGCCGCGGTTGCCTTGACCGCCGGCGCCTGCGCCAAGTCGGAGGACGACGCCTCCAAGGACACCAAGCCCTCGGCCGCCGCGGGCGCGGAACAAAAGGCCGTCGCACCGAAGCCGGGCAGCAAGTCGTGCACCATCGACGCCTACGGCGCCGAGAAGCTGGATCTGAAGAAGGCGACCGTGGGCTTCTCCCAATCGGAGAAGGAGGCGAACCCGTTCCGCATCGCCGAGACCCAGTCCATCAAGGACGAGGCGAAGAAGCGGGGCGTCAAGTTGCTGACGGCCAACGCCCAGTCGCAGTTCTCCAAGCAGATCAGCGACGTGCAGGACCTGCTCGCCAAGGGGGCCGACCTCCTGGTGATCGCCCCGCTCAACTCCGACGGCTGGGACCCGGTCCTGCAGGCCGCCGCCGCCAAGAAGGTGCCGATCGTCACGATCGACCGCAAGATCAACGCCACCGCCTGCAAGGACTACGTGTCCTTCATCGCCTCCGACTTCGTCGAACAGGGCAAGCGGGCCGCCGACCAGATGATCGAGGCCACGGGCGGCAAGGGCGAGGTCGCCATTCTCCTCGGCTCGGCCGGAAACAACGTCACCACCGAGCGCACCAAGGGCTTCAAGGAGCGGATCGCCGAGAAGGCTCCGGACCTGAAGGTGGTGTTCGAGCAGACCGGTGACTTCGCCCGTGAGAAGGGCCAGCAGGTCACCGAGCAGCTCATCCAGTCGAAGCCCGGCATCAAGGGCATCTACGCCGAGAACGACGAGATGGGCCTCGGTGCGGTGGCCGCGCTCAAGGGCGCCGGCAAGAAGGCCGGCGACGTCAAGATCGTGACGGTCGACGGTACCCGCAACGCCGTCCAGGGCATCGTGGACGGCTGGATCAGCGGCGTCATCGAGTCCAACCCCCGGTTCGGCCCGCTGGCGTTCCAGACGCTGGACACCTTCACCAAGGGTGAGGAAGTCCCGCAGGACGTCATCATCCAGGACAACGCCTACGCCGCGGACAACGCGAAGGCGGAGATCGGCAAGGCCTACTGA
- a CDS encoding LacI family DNA-binding transcriptional regulator: MRVSLKDVAAHAGVSIKTVSNVVNNYQHVTPAMRERVQRSIDTLGYRPNLAARHLRKGRTGMIALALPELGNPYFAELAAAVINAAAAHDYIVLLDHTGGRREQELLVSQGFRARVIDGLILSPIELETEDLRDRAESVPLVLLGERDYDLPYDHIAIDNVAAARAAVRHLIALGRREVAFIGARRGRSEPAQLRVRGWREELTAAGLPADDGLVAATDGWGHADGAAAMTRLLDDGRRPDAIFAYNDPMAIGAMRVLHQRGLRVPEDIAVVGFDDVVEGHFGAVSLTSVSPDKEAIGRLAVESVLARLGGAAPEPRRVWAGYRLVERESTLGREAPEYGVQDRPVGPRPAGRPAP, from the coding sequence GTGCGGGTCAGCCTCAAGGACGTCGCCGCCCACGCGGGGGTCTCGATCAAGACCGTCTCGAACGTGGTCAACAACTACCAGCACGTCACTCCCGCGATGCGCGAACGCGTCCAGCGGTCGATCGACACACTCGGCTACCGCCCCAACCTGGCCGCCCGGCACCTGCGCAAGGGCCGCACGGGCATGATCGCACTGGCCCTGCCCGAACTCGGCAACCCCTACTTCGCCGAACTCGCCGCCGCCGTCATCAACGCCGCCGCAGCCCACGACTACATCGTGCTGCTCGACCACACCGGCGGACGCCGTGAGCAGGAGCTGCTGGTCAGCCAGGGGTTCCGCGCACGCGTCATCGACGGACTGATCCTGAGTCCCATCGAGTTGGAGACCGAGGACCTGCGTGACCGGGCGGAGAGCGTTCCGCTGGTACTGCTGGGAGAGCGGGACTACGACCTGCCGTACGACCACATCGCCATCGACAATGTCGCCGCGGCCCGCGCCGCCGTCCGGCACCTGATTGCTCTCGGGCGCCGGGAAGTGGCCTTCATCGGCGCCCGACGCGGCCGCAGCGAGCCCGCCCAGTTGCGCGTGCGGGGCTGGCGGGAGGAACTCACTGCCGCCGGGCTCCCGGCGGACGACGGGCTGGTGGCTGCCACCGACGGCTGGGGGCATGCCGACGGCGCGGCGGCCATGACGCGCCTCCTCGATGACGGCAGGCGCCCCGACGCGATCTTCGCGTACAACGACCCGATGGCCATCGGCGCGATGCGCGTCCTGCACCAGCGCGGACTGCGCGTTCCCGAGGACATCGCGGTCGTCGGCTTCGACGACGTGGTCGAAGGCCACTTCGGCGCGGTGTCGCTCACCTCCGTGTCGCCCGACAAGGAGGCCATCGGCCGGCTCGCCGTGGAGTCGGTGCTCGCTCGGCTCGGCGGCGCGGCCCCCGAACCCCGCCGCGTCTGGGCGGGCTACCGCCTCGTCGAACGGGAGAGCACCCTCGGACGCGAGGCGCCGGAGTACGGGGTCCAGGACCGACCGGTCGGGCCGCGGCCCGCGGGTCGACCGGCACCCTGA
- a CDS encoding ABC transporter permease: MAEATLRTAPLDKTRVLQWLQTYGVYAGVAVLLLVNIVITPHFLSAENFRTQAVQVAPVIIVALGMALVIGTEGVDLSVGAVMALAASVTALYLGYGLLPALLVVALFAAAVGLANGALVALVGVQPIVATLALMVGGRGIALVLLPQLEDLRNPALASLGSGDILGIPYLILIATVLALLVAFVVRRTTFGRQLLAIGDSRPAAQLAGLPVRRVLIIVYIVCALLASVAGVLATARLQASDPTSLGNLMELSAITAVVVGGTPLTGGRVNIAGTVAGAVLIQLLTATLIKHDLPPSWTQIAQAIVIVAAVYAARGRGKR, from the coding sequence ATGGCTGAGGCCACCTTGCGCACCGCCCCGCTGGACAAGACCCGTGTGCTCCAGTGGCTCCAGACGTACGGCGTCTACGCCGGCGTCGCCGTCCTGCTCCTCGTCAACATCGTCATCACCCCGCACTTCCTCTCCGCGGAGAACTTCCGCACCCAGGCGGTGCAGGTCGCGCCCGTCATCATCGTCGCTCTCGGCATGGCCCTGGTCATCGGCACCGAAGGCGTCGACCTGTCCGTCGGCGCCGTCATGGCGCTGGCGGCGTCCGTCACGGCGCTCTACCTCGGCTACGGGCTGCTGCCCGCGCTGCTCGTGGTCGCGCTGTTCGCCGCCGCCGTCGGACTGGCCAACGGCGCGCTCGTCGCGCTGGTCGGCGTGCAGCCCATCGTGGCCACCCTGGCACTCATGGTCGGCGGCCGCGGCATCGCCCTGGTGCTGCTGCCCCAGCTGGAGGACCTGCGCAACCCCGCCCTGGCGTCCCTGGGCTCAGGCGACATCCTCGGCATCCCCTACCTCATCCTGATCGCCACGGTCCTGGCCCTGCTGGTGGCCTTCGTCGTGCGCCGCACCACCTTCGGCCGCCAGCTCCTCGCCATCGGCGACAGCCGGCCCGCGGCCCAGCTCGCCGGTCTGCCGGTGCGCCGCGTACTGATCATCGTGTACATCGTGTGCGCGCTGCTCGCGTCCGTGGCCGGTGTGCTGGCCACCGCCCGTCTCCAGGCCAGCGACCCGACCTCGCTCGGCAACCTGATGGAGCTCTCGGCGATCACGGCAGTCGTCGTCGGCGGCACACCGCTGACCGGTGGCCGGGTCAACATCGCCGGCACCGTGGCGGGAGCCGTCCTCATCCAGCTGCTCACCGCCACCCTCATCAAGCACGATCTGCCGCCCTCCTGGACCCAGATCGCGCAGGCCATAGTGATCGTCGCCGCGGTGTACGCGGCACGGGGACGGGGGAAGCGATGA
- a CDS encoding PaaX family transcriptional regulator C-terminal domain-containing protein, translated as MSLEKPSLEALVLRRAEEGSVLPRQQTGASPQRLLTTLLGEYWLDSPAALPMSGLIALLAEFGISETSARATANRLVKRGVLAAEKSGRQSYLRLSDSGREDSRQKNASIVRFGSEAQDWDGLWTVAAFSVPEQERHVRHRVRSYLRWLGFAPLFDGLWVSAHADPGSLTPILRAAGVENLTVLRASEAGGASPLRAWDLDDVAASYRQFISDQRETLAQMKAGALPPSAALVHRTKVFDAWRVFPGLDPNLPEKLLPADWPRAQACELFAALFDGLAPLAALRFRQIIEAHDSELAELTAYRTTATWAAC; from the coding sequence ATGTCACTGGAGAAGCCGTCTTTGGAGGCGCTGGTTCTGCGACGCGCCGAGGAGGGCAGTGTCCTCCCGCGCCAGCAGACGGGTGCGTCACCACAGCGGCTGCTGACGACGCTCTTGGGGGAGTACTGGCTGGACAGTCCGGCGGCCCTGCCGATGAGCGGGCTCATCGCCCTGCTGGCCGAGTTCGGCATCAGCGAGACGAGCGCGCGGGCGACGGCCAACAGGCTGGTCAAGCGTGGCGTTCTCGCGGCCGAGAAATCTGGGCGACAGTCGTATCTGCGGCTGAGTGACAGCGGGCGGGAGGACAGCCGGCAGAAGAACGCCAGCATCGTGCGATTCGGCAGTGAAGCCCAGGACTGGGACGGTCTGTGGACGGTCGCTGCCTTCAGCGTGCCCGAACAGGAGCGGCACGTACGCCATCGTGTGCGCAGTTACCTGCGGTGGCTCGGGTTCGCTCCTCTCTTCGACGGCCTGTGGGTGTCCGCGCACGCCGATCCCGGCTCGCTCACGCCGATTCTGCGGGCCGCGGGGGTGGAGAACCTGACCGTGCTGAGGGCTTCGGAGGCCGGTGGTGCCTCTCCGCTGAGGGCGTGGGACCTGGACGACGTCGCCGCGTCGTACCGGCAGTTCATCAGCGATCAGCGGGAAACCCTGGCGCAGATGAAGGCCGGGGCCCTGCCGCCAAGTGCGGCGCTGGTCCATCGGACCAAGGTCTTCGACGCCTGGCGCGTCTTTCCCGGGCTGGATCCGAATCTGCCGGAGAAGCTGCTGCCCGCCGACTGGCCGCGGGCACAGGCCTGTGAACTCTTCGCCGCTCTTTTTGACGGGCTGGCCCCGCTGGCGGCGCTGCGGTTCCGGCAGATCATCGAGGCCCATGACAGCGAACTCGCCGAACTGACCGCATACCGCACCACTGCCACGTGGGCGGCCTGCTGA
- a CDS encoding PaaX family transcriptional regulator C-terminal domain-containing protein translates to MDLLCEFGISRSSARAAMNRLLRRGVVEVRKSGRQTFYRLAGQAAERVSAGARRIAAFGLDPDWDGHWTVVAFSVPEDRRDSRHLLRSRLRWFGFAPLYDAVWVSASATAADAQAVLKELDIITATVLRGTTDLTADRSPLAAWDLDALAEVYASFIDETRPLLQEALAGQVTPRHALIARTRLMDTYRRFPSVDPGLPSDYMPNEWPRDEARALFTQAYNALGPLAETRIKQIMGAHDGDAAAQARFQSVN, encoded by the coding sequence ATCGATCTGCTGTGCGAGTTCGGGATCAGCAGGTCCAGCGCCCGCGCGGCGATGAACCGGCTGCTGCGACGGGGCGTCGTCGAGGTCCGCAAGTCGGGCCGCCAGACCTTCTACCGCCTCGCCGGCCAGGCCGCCGAGCGAGTGAGCGCGGGCGCCCGGCGCATCGCCGCCTTCGGCCTGGACCCGGACTGGGACGGCCACTGGACCGTCGTCGCGTTCTCCGTGCCCGAGGATCGGCGTGACAGCAGACACCTGCTGCGCTCCCGGCTGCGCTGGTTCGGCTTCGCACCGCTCTACGACGCGGTGTGGGTGTCCGCCTCCGCGACCGCCGCCGACGCCCAGGCCGTGCTGAAGGAACTCGACATCATCACGGCGACGGTCCTGCGCGGGACCACCGACCTCACGGCGGACCGCTCGCCCCTGGCCGCCTGGGACCTGGACGCCCTGGCCGAGGTCTACGCCTCCTTCATCGACGAGACCCGCCCCTTACTGCAGGAGGCGCTGGCCGGTCAGGTCACGCCACGACACGCGCTGATCGCCCGCACCCGCCTCATGGACACCTACCGGCGCTTTCCAAGTGTCGACCCCGGTCTCCCGAGCGACTACATGCCGAACGAATGGCCCCGCGACGAGGCACGCGCACTGTTCACCCAGGCGTACAACGCCCTGGGCCCACTGGCCGAGACACGCATCAAACAGATCATGGGCGCCCACGACGGGGACGCCGCCGCACAGGCGCGGTTCCAGTCGGTGAACTGA
- a CDS encoding LacI family DNA-binding transcriptional regulator, whose amino-acid sequence MNRQPPTLEDVAREAGVSRATVSRVVNGVRNVDPHIQDLVRSAIERTGYTPNSAARALVTRRTGALALIISGAGDTFAGRVFADPFFGRVVNGVVGYLRTRMIQPVLLFAESEIAGKQVVDYVRQGSADGALVVSIQSDDPLPHMLLAARVPTVLFARPARTTPVSYVDLDHYAGGRLAGERLLARGCRRIAAIGGPADLRAGRQRLAGFRDALARAGHGSPATAEGVFTLDSGAAAMVALLRDQPSVDGVFAANDLMAQGACQVLRELGRRIPEDVAVVGFDDSSVAVTCRPPLTTVRQPVEEMAAAMARMLEEQVQSPRAEFRALLFEPALVVRESG is encoded by the coding sequence ATGAACAGGCAGCCCCCGACGCTGGAGGATGTCGCGCGGGAGGCCGGGGTCTCCCGCGCCACCGTGTCGCGGGTCGTGAACGGCGTGCGCAACGTCGATCCCCACATCCAGGACCTGGTCCGCAGCGCGATCGAACGGACGGGCTACACGCCGAACAGCGCCGCGAGGGCACTGGTCACCCGACGCACCGGAGCCCTGGCCCTCATCATCTCCGGCGCGGGCGACACCTTCGCCGGCCGCGTGTTCGCCGACCCCTTCTTCGGTCGCGTAGTCAACGGCGTCGTCGGGTATCTGCGGACGCGCATGATCCAACCCGTGCTGCTGTTTGCTGAGTCGGAGATAGCCGGGAAGCAGGTGGTCGACTATGTGCGGCAAGGCAGCGCGGACGGCGCGCTGGTGGTCTCCATCCAATCGGACGACCCCTTGCCGCACATGCTCCTTGCCGCCCGCGTCCCCACGGTGCTGTTCGCCCGCCCCGCCCGGACGACACCGGTCAGTTACGTCGACCTTGATCATTACGCGGGGGGACGTCTGGCCGGAGAGCGTCTCCTGGCTCGCGGCTGCCGACGTATCGCGGCGATCGGCGGACCCGCGGATCTGAGGGCCGGCCGGCAACGCCTCGCCGGATTCCGTGATGCCCTGGCGCGCGCCGGGCATGGCAGCCCTGCGACGGCCGAGGGTGTCTTCACTCTGGACAGTGGGGCGGCTGCCATGGTCGCGCTGTTGCGGGACCAGCCCTCGGTGGACGGCGTGTTCGCCGCCAACGACCTGATGGCACAGGGCGCCTGCCAGGTGCTTCGAGAGCTGGGCAGGCGCATACCGGAGGACGTCGCCGTCGTCGGGTTCGACGACTCCAGCGTCGCCGTGACGTGCCGCCCGCCGCTGACCACCGTGCGCCAGCCGGTGGAGGAGATGGCGGCGGCCATGGCCAGGATGCTGGAGGAGCAGGTCCAGAGCCCTCGCGCCGAATTTCGCGCCCTCCTCTTCGAGCCGGCGCTGGTCGTACGCGAATCCGGCTGA